The Geobacter sp. AOG2 genome includes a window with the following:
- a CDS encoding bacteriohemerythrin produces MPYLEWNATFELGIEEFDHHHKFLVDLLNMTYDGLTCEAPRDELGAVLDELINYAGYHFAAEEHWMEVHDYPDAPQHCEEHKKFSTRIMEFQKDFYQEKADLSFEVLQFLNGWLTDHILKTDAGYGRFAQGLLPVAQEDP; encoded by the coding sequence GTGCCTTATCTGGAATGGAACGCCACATTTGAACTTGGTATCGAAGAATTCGACCACCACCACAAGTTCCTTGTGGACCTGCTGAACATGACCTATGACGGCCTTACCTGTGAAGCGCCTCGCGATGAGCTTGGGGCGGTTCTTGACGAACTGATCAATTATGCCGGCTATCACTTTGCCGCCGAAGAACACTGGATGGAGGTACACGACTACCCCGATGCCCCCCAGCACTGCGAGGAACACAAAAAATTCAGTACAAGGATTATGGAATTTCAGAAGGACTTTTACCAGGAAAAAGCGGACCTGTCTTTTGAGGTCCTGCAATTTCTCAATGGCTGGCTAACCGACCATATCCTCAAGACCGATGCCGGATATGGGCGCTTTGCCCAGGGGTTGTTGCCGGTCGCCCAGGAGGATCCTTGA
- a CDS encoding PilZ domain-containing protein: MNTRRFSRVEVSAQATIEYGEQTISCEIMEISLRGLFIKTDAKIPVNQPVHVKASYFQREFQFPATVIYENDQGLGLKINEIDLPSFIQLRELIASKIEYPDAVIQETIIMADLITG, translated from the coding sequence GTGAACACGAGAAGATTTTCGAGGGTCGAAGTCTCGGCACAGGCGACCATCGAGTACGGTGAACAAACCATATCCTGCGAGATTATGGAGATCAGCTTGCGGGGCCTGTTCATAAAAACCGACGCAAAAATCCCCGTCAATCAGCCGGTACATGTGAAAGCCAGCTATTTTCAGAGGGAATTTCAATTCCCCGCCACGGTAATCTACGAGAATGATCAGGGATTGGGACTAAAAATCAACGAGATTGACCTCCCCTCTTTCATTCAGTTACGTGAACTCATCGCTTCGAAGATCGAATACCCTGACGCCGTCATCCAGGAAACAATCATTATGGCCGATCTCATCACCGGGTAG
- a CDS encoding thiol-disulfide oxidoreductase DCC family protein has protein sequence MRAKPDFPIRIFYDGSCPVCNAEVEGYGRKDRAGRLILVDVSSPDFDASPYNITLADFMYQMHVLDNSGRLYRGVDAFWAIWQAFPASRFLGLCGVLITLPLVNPLARLFYRVFARLRVYLPKRRRDCTSGSCRTDGGGSANGGGRP, from the coding sequence ATGCGCGCCAAGCCCGATTTTCCCATACGCATCTTCTACGACGGCTCGTGCCCGGTCTGCAATGCCGAGGTGGAGGGATACGGGCGCAAGGACCGGGCGGGTCGCCTGATCCTGGTGGATGTGAGCTCGCCTGACTTCGACGCCTCCCCCTACAATATCACCCTGGCGGATTTCATGTACCAGATGCACGTCCTGGATAATTCCGGCCGGCTCTACCGCGGGGTGGACGCCTTCTGGGCCATCTGGCAGGCCTTCCCGGCCTCGCGGTTCCTGGGCCTGTGCGGCGTCCTGATCACTCTGCCGCTGGTGAACCCCTTGGCCAGGCTCTTTTACCGGGTGTTTGCCCGCCTCCGGGTCTATCTTCCGAAACGTCGCCGGGACTGCACGAGCGGTTCCTGCCGGACCGACGGGGGAGGGTCGGCTAACGGAGGCGGGCGCCCGTGA
- a CDS encoding ParA family protein: MKPYPYIITISSEKGGVGKTTLASNLAVFLKALRENLPVTILSFDNHFTIDRMFARDGQRSEGSVLEMLEGEPAGSLVRSGQYGVGYIPSSAGLNALHARFTDPMTLTRLLAESGLPGVVIIDTRPDLNPLTQNALYAADRVLIPVKDMASMENCKNIIALAERRGMEREALALIPCLVDERIKYEGDTRDQKTLLRAFAAERGYRCLDICISKSPKVESLTTNPDGKIYPILTHARGTEVHGQFREIALDVLKALDALPAPRASFLYLPGPAEQGFRPMQDFPVRAEGLAERCLICGMLLAEHPEGRGFYYETSDWTRRGFLHSSCFVDVLCAALYGLTRDSQGYGIARLVVAEKARKQVTLIRSRRVGDSDRVDIRLFDAEGEQQFQKELSLDEPGEGEAVGTYDRLMQLLSGALPGEGTGAWLAVHPVDPEYPESVLGEEQYRAVHHVQSVISGAAGLS; this comes from the coding sequence ATGAAGCCGTATCCCTACATCATAACCATCTCCTCGGAAAAAGGGGGGGTGGGCAAGACCACCCTGGCCAGCAATCTGGCCGTATTCCTGAAGGCCCTGCGAGAGAACCTGCCGGTCACTATCCTCTCCTTCGACAACCACTTCACCATTGACCGGATGTTCGCCCGGGATGGGCAGAGGTCGGAAGGCTCCGTTCTGGAGATGTTGGAGGGGGAACCGGCCGGTAGCTTGGTGCGTAGCGGCCAGTACGGCGTCGGCTATATCCCTTCCTCCGCCGGCCTGAATGCCCTTCATGCCCGCTTCACGGACCCCATGACCCTGACGCGCCTGCTGGCGGAATCCGGATTGCCGGGCGTGGTGATCATCGATACGCGTCCCGACCTGAATCCCCTGACCCAGAATGCCCTTTACGCCGCCGACCGGGTGTTGATCCCGGTTAAGGACATGGCCAGCATGGAGAACTGCAAGAACATCATCGCCCTGGCGGAGCGGCGCGGCATGGAGAGGGAGGCCCTGGCCCTGATCCCCTGCCTGGTGGACGAGCGGATCAAATATGAGGGGGACACCAGGGACCAGAAGACCCTGCTGAGGGCTTTCGCCGCAGAACGGGGCTACCGCTGCCTGGATATCTGCATCTCCAAAAGTCCCAAGGTGGAGAGCCTTACCACCAACCCGGACGGTAAGATCTATCCGATCCTGACTCATGCCAGAGGGACGGAGGTCCACGGACAGTTCCGGGAGATCGCCCTGGACGTGCTTAAGGCCCTGGATGCCCTTCCCGCGCCCCGCGCATCCTTTTTGTACCTGCCCGGACCGGCCGAGCAGGGGTTCAGGCCGATGCAGGATTTTCCGGTGCGCGCAGAAGGGCTGGCGGAGCGCTGCCTGATCTGCGGAATGCTGCTGGCGGAGCATCCCGAGGGACGCGGCTTCTACTACGAGACATCGGATTGGACCCGGCGCGGCTTTCTGCACAGTTCCTGCTTTGTGGACGTGCTCTGCGCCGCGCTCTACGGACTGACCCGCGATTCCCAGGGGTACGGCATAGCCCGCCTGGTGGTCGCCGAAAAGGCCCGCAAACAGGTAACCTTGATTCGCTCCAGGCGGGTCGGCGACTCAGACCGGGTCGATATCCGGCTGTTCGACGCCGAAGGTGAACAACAGTTTCAGAAGGAGTTGAGCCTGGACGAACCGGGGGAGGGGGAGGCCGTGGGAACCTATGACCGGCTCATGCAGTTGCTGAGCGGAGCCCTGCCCGGAGAGGGCACGGGCGCATGGTTGGCCGTGCACCCGGTTGATCCCGAATACCCCGAATCGGTCCTGGGGGAAGAACAGTACCGCGCCGTCCACCACGTGCAGTCCGTCATCAGCGGAGCTGCCGGCCTCTCCTGA
- a CDS encoding PilZ domain-containing protein: MDQRHAIRYDSELLPKKLATTTILLGEDRSLESQVVNYCALGMKVIIPPAVIPDDPPKKNDTVRVLLPVTGGAQLWFTGMCVHAEKEQDGSVAMGIYFYNPTEQNHLHALLFTSLNELFQAPAFIRHEWEELVGKLCDFDDPEMKEIGHREMDIIRTHRQGNRFRPGCAAGTDCVCTSR; this comes from the coding sequence ATGGATCAGAGACATGCGATTCGGTACGATTCCGAACTATTGCCGAAAAAACTGGCCACGACCACCATTTTGCTGGGAGAAGACCGTTCCCTGGAATCGCAGGTGGTCAATTACTGCGCCCTTGGGATGAAGGTCATAATTCCCCCAGCCGTTATTCCTGACGATCCTCCAAAGAAAAACGACACCGTGAGGGTTCTTCTGCCGGTTACCGGAGGTGCACAACTGTGGTTTACCGGCATGTGTGTCCATGCCGAGAAAGAGCAGGATGGGTCCGTCGCCATGGGGATTTATTTTTACAACCCCACCGAACAGAACCATCTCCATGCGTTATTGTTTACCTCCCTTAACGAGTTATTCCAGGCGCCGGCATTCATCAGGCACGAATGGGAAGAGTTGGTGGGGAAATTGTGCGATTTCGATGACCCGGAGATGAAAGAGATCGGGCATCGGGAAATGGATATCATAAGGACGCATCGGCAAGGGAACCGCTTCCGGCCGGGCTGCGCTGCGGGTACGGACTGTGTTTGCACTTCCCGGTAA
- a CDS encoding NIPSNAP family protein, protein MREQIRIYTINKGCLHQFVEEWRGKIRPLREKLGFRIIGAWAVEATNQFVWVQRYEGDKNWEEQDQAYFASDERRAMEPDPARLIARMEQYFAEPVL, encoded by the coding sequence ATGCGCGAACAGATACGTATCTATACCATCAATAAAGGTTGCCTGCACCAGTTTGTCGAAGAGTGGCGCGGGAAGATCCGGCCGCTCAGGGAAAAGCTCGGTTTCAGGATAATCGGGGCGTGGGCCGTGGAAGCCACCAACCAGTTTGTATGGGTTCAGAGGTACGAAGGGGACAAAAACTGGGAAGAGCAGGACCAAGCGTATTTCGCCTCGGACGAGAGGCGGGCCATGGAGCCGGACCCGGCGCGCCTGATCGCCAGGATGGAACAATACTTTGCGGAGCCGGTCCTGTAA
- a CDS encoding SDR family NAD(P)-dependent oxidoreductase translates to MSIALVTGASRGLGKSIALHLADAGNDVIITYNSKQAEAAEVVAKVTAAGRKAVALRLDAGDHKGFPAFADRVKTALAQTWQRNDFDFLVNNAGVGVNAPFAETTEEQFDLLMNIHFKGVFFLTQRLLPLIKDGGRIVNISSGLARFSLPGYSAYGAMKGGIETLTRYLALELGPRGIAVNAVAPGAIETDFGGGAVRDNAEINRFIASQTALGRVGLPDDIGGAVAALLSDGCRWINGQRVEVSGGIHL, encoded by the coding sequence ATGAGCATCGCACTTGTAACCGGCGCCAGCCGCGGCCTGGGCAAGAGCATCGCCCTGCACTTGGCCGACGCAGGCAATGACGTCATCATCACCTACAACAGCAAGCAGGCCGAGGCGGCGGAGGTTGTCGCCAAGGTGACGGCCGCGGGCCGCAAGGCCGTAGCCCTGCGCCTGGACGCGGGGGACCACAAGGGTTTCCCTGCCTTCGCAGACAGGGTCAAAACAGCCCTGGCACAGACGTGGCAGCGAAACGACTTCGACTTTCTGGTCAACAACGCAGGCGTCGGCGTCAACGCACCCTTCGCCGAAACCACCGAGGAGCAGTTCGACCTGTTGATGAACATCCATTTCAAGGGGGTGTTCTTCCTGACCCAGCGGCTTCTGCCGCTCATCAAGGACGGCGGGAGGATCGTGAACATCTCGTCCGGCCTGGCCCGGTTCTCCCTGCCCGGCTACAGCGCCTACGGCGCCATGAAGGGAGGCATCGAGACCCTGACCCGCTACCTGGCCCTGGAGTTGGGGCCGCGGGGGATCGCCGTGAACGCGGTGGCCCCCGGCGCCATCGAGACCGACTTCGGCGGCGGTGCGGTGCGGGATAATGCCGAGATCAACCGCTTCATCGCGTCCCAGACCGCCTTGGGCCGGGTCGGCCTGCCGGACGACATCGGCGGCGCGGTGGCCGCCCTGTTGTCCGACGGTTGCCGCTGGATCAACGGCCAGCGGGTGGAGGTCTCGGGAGGAATCCACCTCTGA
- a CDS encoding DUF3024 domain-containing protein, translated as MLTMALPDEELTRVGEVLEPFCRTRSGDSVTVACQVRGNRVTLVETRPLFIDPSIMNSVNVAQFEFVPDLKVWTLYWYDRKNRRQPYPTGRNRDSLEKLVAEVAADPTGIFWD; from the coding sequence ATGCTGACGATGGCGCTGCCCGATGAGGAACTGACAAGGGTGGGGGAGGTGCTGGAACCGTTCTGCCGGACGCGGAGCGGCGATTCGGTCACGGTCGCCTGCCAGGTCCGGGGGAACCGGGTGACCCTGGTGGAGACCCGTCCTCTGTTTATCGACCCATCGATCATGAACAGCGTGAACGTGGCCCAGTTCGAGTTTGTCCCGGACCTCAAGGTCTGGACCCTGTACTGGTACGACCGGAAGAACCGGCGCCAGCCGTACCCCACGGGGCGTAACCGGGACAGCCTGGAAAAGCTGGTCGCGGAGGTGGCGGCCGATCCCACCGGCATCTTCTGGGACTGA
- a CDS encoding glycine zipper family protein, with protein MILIKFMRMRAAVAAVLVVSGCATIPAGPSVLVLPGAGKSFEQFQTDDYVCRRWAEQQIGMTAQQTAQDNTVKGAAVGTMIGAGAGALLGAASGHAGAGAAIGAGSGLLMGTAVGAGSGEEYGWESQRRYDYAYVQCMYSKGNEIPGAVHQYRIRKRTTPPPPSSVPPDYVPPEQ; from the coding sequence ATGATACTTATCAAATTCATGCGAATGCGGGCGGCAGTAGCTGCGGTGCTGGTGGTGAGCGGTTGTGCGACCATACCGGCGGGCCCCAGCGTGCTCGTGCTGCCGGGGGCGGGAAAATCGTTCGAACAATTCCAGACCGATGACTATGTGTGCAGGCGCTGGGCGGAACAACAGATAGGCATGACGGCCCAGCAGACCGCTCAGGACAATACGGTTAAGGGGGCTGCGGTCGGGACCATGATTGGTGCCGGCGCCGGCGCGCTCCTGGGGGCGGCCAGCGGCCATGCGGGTGCCGGTGCGGCCATTGGCGCGGGCAGCGGGCTCTTGATGGGAACGGCTGTGGGTGCCGGCTCCGGTGAGGAATATGGCTGGGAATCCCAGCGGAGATACGACTACGCCTATGTGCAGTGCATGTATTCCAAAGGTAATGAAATCCCCGGCGCGGTGCACCAGTACCGGATACGGAAACGCACCACTCCGCCGCCACCGTCATCCGTACCGCCCGACTATGTGCCGCCGGAACAATAA
- a CDS encoding PAS domain-containing protein, with amino-acid sequence MSIKKTSSSEKSSAASTAEAPPPCLVVAIGASAGGQEALEQLFTAMPTDCGVAFVVVMHLPASGPSFLAEMLGRYTTMEVVTAEDEMPLAPDRIHVIPAGRGLTVSGDRLLLHLADPAEPLRAHHPIDRLFHSLAEARGGNVIAVVLSGFGTDGTVGARAIRAAGGTVIAQDPASAVSPAMPRSVIAAGAASLVLPAEAIPVKLAEIARGVCSLAAQACHPATMEDDLHAIFTVVKAVTGHDFSSYKTSTVIRRIERRMAVNDAAGIGKYIALLRKNHQEAHALCQDILIGVTGFFRDPEAFDTLRREVIPRLFADRDPDDPVRIWHTCCATGEEAYSMAMLIREYLDEHRLAARAQIFATDIDEVAVAQARAGLYDDAAVSDVGEERLKAFFTGGDGHWQVAKALREMVVFAHHSLIKDPPFSRLDFLACRNFLIYLNPDMQKRLITLFHQVLKPGGVLFLGSAESVGHRSELFTTLDKKWKIFIRREGAHRVENPFPLATSIRLPGKQRPARPAEIREPSPDAMADRFLVERYAPPGVVINEKYEVIHTSSRTGRFLEVPVGEQSRDILKMAREELRPALRAAIYKGFAEQGEVNFRGVKVNDGDGTTVNILVKPLGASPSGGKLLMVVFEPAASSAAPSLPAGEEEASEGETSREQLIRQLEEQLHITHEQLQATTEQLESSNEGFLSASEELMSINEEFQSANEELQSTNEELETSKEELQALNEELVTVNAELQGKVEELNQANSNMENLLATSGIATIFLDRRLDLKGFTPAAATLFNLIPADSGRPFRHFAGKIDWPTFTRDAETVLAGQPFAEREVTTLDSDRCYLKRLFPYRTPAGVIDGLVVTLIDITERKRMIDELRKNEERYRGLVETAPIAIFINRDNRIEYANRAALELFGADGAAVIGRTPYDFVHPDFHAAMTERIKTLLRGGGVPLTETSVLRPDGSERQVEVAAVTFVDRQGVAIQVMMHDITERKRAEAEAAESRTKLEAALASMNDALFITDAEARFVEFNDAFATYLRFRSKDECITSFAEYSDILEVFQANGEPSPTEQWAVPRALRGESATNAEYTLRRKDTGETWTGSYSFAPIRDRDGVIVGSIVTCRDITEIKRAEAELQRTRDEWELTFNSVPDLIAIIDHHHRVVRVNRAMAEQLGRTPEECVGLRCYEAIHGSDLPPGFCPHVRTLTDGGEHREEVYEESLGGDYLVSTTPLLDHAGLMIGSVHVARNISERKQAEEALRESEERFRTLADAIPQLCWMANADGWITWYNQRWYEYTGTGPEQMEGWGWQSVHDPQVLPQVVEQWQDSIATGKPFDMIFPLLGADGVFRPFLTRVMPLRDREGTVVRWFGTNTDISEQRKAEAALQLAKEAAESGTRTKSRFLANMSHELRTPMTGVLGMLDLVLSGNLEAEQREFISAAHTSAGSLLRILNDILDLTKIEAGKLSIDPKPFSIRECVKNAANILFPAAKNKKITLTFTVADAVPDTLIGDQTRLSQVLTNLTGNAIKFTEVGTVAINVSTGDSTDGGGREVIFAITDTGIGIPEDKKNLLFREFSQIDDSHSRIHGGTGLGLAISKEIVERMGGKITFKSEEGKGSTFFCYIPFAEAEPERDTAPTPQKTAPTAATPGSGAQASPRLLLAEDDQTIRKMLGVMLRRTNYEIDLAENGQKVVEMWEGGEYDLILMDVQMPYMNGFEATGAIRGKERSRGGHIPIIAMTAHALKEDEERCLAAGMDAYISKPIDFNACRELIRETLAKAESEEGAV; translated from the coding sequence ATGTCCATCAAGAAAACATCATCCTCGGAAAAAAGCAGCGCGGCCTCCACTGCGGAAGCACCACCACCCTGCCTCGTCGTCGCCATCGGCGCCTCCGCAGGCGGTCAGGAAGCCCTGGAGCAGCTCTTTACCGCCATGCCCACCGACTGCGGTGTCGCCTTCGTGGTGGTCATGCACCTCCCGGCAAGCGGCCCGTCGTTTCTGGCCGAGATGCTGGGCCGCTATACCACCATGGAGGTCGTGACGGCCGAGGACGAGATGCCGCTGGCTCCCGACCGGATCCACGTGATCCCGGCAGGCAGAGGGCTGACCGTGAGCGGAGACCGGCTGCTGCTCCACCTTGCCGACCCCGCAGAGCCGCTCAGGGCGCACCATCCCATCGACCGCCTGTTCCACTCCCTGGCCGAGGCGCGGGGAGGGAACGTGATTGCCGTGGTCCTGTCCGGTTTCGGCACCGACGGGACGGTGGGGGCGCGGGCGATCCGGGCGGCGGGCGGCACGGTCATCGCGCAGGACCCGGCCTCGGCCGTCAGCCCCGCCATGCCCCGGAGCGTCATTGCCGCCGGTGCGGCGAGCCTGGTCCTGCCGGCGGAGGCGATCCCGGTGAAGCTCGCCGAGATCGCCCGCGGGGTCTGCAGCCTCGCCGCCCAGGCCTGCCATCCCGCCACCATGGAGGACGACCTGCACGCCATCTTTACCGTCGTGAAGGCCGTCACCGGCCACGACTTCAGTTCCTACAAGACAAGCACCGTGATCCGGCGCATCGAGCGGCGCATGGCGGTGAACGACGCGGCGGGGATCGGGAAGTACATCGCCCTGCTGCGGAAAAACCACCAGGAGGCCCACGCCCTGTGCCAGGACATCCTCATCGGCGTGACCGGCTTCTTCCGCGACCCGGAGGCGTTCGACACCCTGCGCCGGGAGGTCATCCCGCGACTGTTCGCGGACCGGGACCCGGATGACCCGGTCCGGATCTGGCATACCTGTTGCGCCACCGGCGAGGAGGCCTACTCCATGGCCATGCTGATCCGGGAATACCTGGACGAGCACCGGCTTGCCGCCAGGGCGCAGATCTTTGCCACCGACATCGACGAGGTTGCGGTCGCCCAGGCCCGGGCCGGCCTGTACGACGACGCCGCCGTATCCGACGTGGGCGAGGAGCGCCTGAAGGCCTTCTTCACCGGGGGCGACGGCCACTGGCAGGTGGCGAAAGCCCTGCGGGAGATGGTCGTCTTCGCCCACCACAGCCTGATCAAGGACCCCCCGTTCTCGCGCCTCGACTTTCTGGCCTGCCGCAACTTCCTCATCTACCTCAACCCGGACATGCAGAAACGGCTCATCACCCTGTTCCACCAGGTCCTGAAACCGGGGGGCGTCCTCTTCCTCGGCAGCGCGGAATCGGTGGGGCACCGGAGCGAGCTGTTCACCACGCTCGACAAGAAGTGGAAGATCTTCATCCGCCGCGAAGGTGCGCACCGCGTCGAGAACCCGTTCCCCCTCGCCACGTCGATCCGGCTGCCGGGGAAACAGCGCCCCGCCCGCCCGGCCGAAATCCGGGAGCCGTCCCCCGACGCCATGGCCGACCGGTTCCTGGTGGAGCGCTACGCCCCGCCGGGGGTGGTGATCAACGAGAAGTACGAGGTGATCCATACCTCCTCCCGCACGGGCCGCTTCCTGGAGGTCCCGGTGGGCGAGCAGAGCCGCGACATCCTGAAGATGGCCCGGGAGGAGCTGCGGCCGGCCCTGAGGGCGGCGATCTACAAGGGGTTCGCCGAGCAGGGCGAGGTGAACTTCCGGGGCGTGAAGGTCAACGACGGGGACGGGACGACGGTCAATATCCTGGTCAAGCCGCTGGGCGCCTCTCCGTCGGGCGGGAAGCTGCTGATGGTCGTCTTCGAGCCGGCCGCCTCGTCGGCCGCCCCATCGCTCCCGGCCGGGGAAGAGGAGGCATCCGAGGGCGAGACCTCGCGGGAACAGTTGATCCGCCAGCTGGAAGAGCAGTTGCACATCACCCACGAACAGCTCCAGGCCACCACCGAGCAGTTGGAGAGCTCCAACGAGGGGTTCCTGTCGGCCAGCGAGGAGTTGATGTCCATCAACGAGGAGTTCCAGTCCGCCAACGAGGAACTCCAGTCCACCAACGAGGAGTTGGAGACCTCCAAGGAGGAGTTGCAGGCCCTGAACGAGGAGCTGGTGACGGTCAACGCCGAATTGCAGGGCAAGGTTGAGGAACTGAACCAGGCCAACAGCAACATGGAGAACCTGCTGGCCACCTCGGGGATCGCCACGATCTTCCTCGACCGCAGGCTGGACCTCAAGGGCTTCACCCCGGCCGCCGCCACCCTCTTCAACCTGATCCCGGCCGACAGCGGCCGCCCCTTCCGGCACTTTGCGGGCAAGATCGATTGGCCCACCTTCACCCGCGACGCGGAGACCGTCCTGGCGGGGCAGCCCTTCGCCGAGCGCGAGGTGACGACCCTGGACAGCGACCGGTGCTACCTGAAGCGCCTCTTCCCCTACCGGACCCCGGCGGGGGTTATCGACGGCCTGGTGGTCACCCTCATCGACATCACCGAGCGCAAGCGGATGATCGATGAGCTGCGCAAAAACGAAGAGCGGTACCGCGGTCTCGTGGAGACCGCTCCGATCGCCATCTTCATCAACCGCGACAACCGCATCGAATACGCGAACCGGGCGGCGCTGGAGCTGTTCGGGGCCGACGGCGCCGCCGTTATCGGCCGGACGCCCTATGATTTCGTCCACCCGGATTTCCATGCCGCCATGACCGAGCGGATCAAGACCCTCCTGCGCGGCGGCGGTGTACCGCTGACGGAAACCAGCGTCCTGCGGCCGGACGGCAGCGAGCGGCAGGTGGAGGTGGCGGCGGTGACCTTCGTGGACCGGCAGGGGGTCGCCATCCAGGTGATGATGCACGACATCACCGAGCGCAAGCGGGCCGAGGCCGAGGCGGCCGAGAGCAGGACCAAGCTGGAGGCGGCCCTTGCCAGCATGAACGACGCCCTGTTCATCACCGATGCGGAGGCGCGGTTCGTCGAATTCAACGACGCCTTTGCCACCTATCTCCGGTTTCGCAGCAAGGACGAATGCATCACCTCCTTTGCCGAATACTCCGACATCCTGGAGGTGTTCCAGGCCAACGGCGAGCCGTCGCCCACGGAACAGTGGGCGGTCCCCCGCGCGCTCCGCGGAGAGTCGGCCACCAACGCGGAGTATACCTTGCGCCGCAAGGACACCGGCGAAACATGGACAGGAAGCTACAGCTTCGCCCCCATTCGCGATCGGGACGGCGTAATCGTGGGGTCGATAGTGACCTGCCGGGACATCACCGAGATCAAGCGTGCCGAGGCAGAGTTGCAACGTACCAGGGACGAATGGGAACTGACCTTCAACAGCGTTCCCGACCTGATCGCCATCATCGACCACCACCACCGGGTGGTGCGCGTCAACCGGGCCATGGCGGAGCAGCTCGGCCGGACGCCCGAGGAGTGCGTGGGCCTGCGCTGCTACGAGGCGATCCACGGGTCGGACCTGCCGCCGGGATTCTGTCCCCACGTCCGGACCCTTACCGACGGCGGGGAACACCGGGAAGAAGTATATGAGGAGAGCCTGGGCGGGGACTATCTCGTCTCCACGACCCCGCTTCTGGACCACGCGGGGCTGATGATCGGGTCGGTGCACGTGGCGCGCAACATCTCCGAGCGCAAGCAGGCCGAGGAGGCCCTACGGGAGAGCGAAGAGCGGTTCCGCACCCTCGCCGATGCCATACCCCAGCTTTGTTGGATGGCAAACGCCGACGGCTGGATAACCTGGTACAACCAGCGCTGGTACGAGTACACCGGCACCGGCCCCGAACAAATGGAGGGTTGGGGATGGCAGTCGGTCCACGATCCCCAGGTGTTGCCACAGGTCGTTGAACAATGGCAGGACTCGATCGCTACCGGTAAACCGTTCGATATGATATTCCCCCTCCTCGGTGCGGACGGCGTGTTTCGCCCTTTCCTCACGCGGGTGATGCCACTGCGCGACCGGGAAGGCACGGTGGTCCGCTGGTTCGGCACGAACACCGACATCTCCGAGCAGCGTAAAGCCGAAGCGGCACTGCAACTGGCGAAGGAGGCGGCCGAGTCGGGGACCCGGACCAAGAGCCGTTTTCTGGCCAACATGAGCCATGAGCTGCGAACTCCCATGACCGGAGTCCTCGGCATGCTCGACCTCGTCCTATCCGGCAATCTTGAGGCTGAACAACGGGAATTCATCTCCGCGGCCCACACCTCGGCCGGTTCACTGCTCAGGATCTTGAACGACATCCTTGACCTGACCAAAATCGAAGCGGGCAAGCTATCCATTGACCCGAAACCGTTCTCCATCCGGGAATGCGTAAAAAATGCGGCAAACATCTTGTTCCCGGCCGCGAAGAACAAGAAAATCACCCTCACGTTTACCGTGGCCGATGCCGTGCCCGATACGCTGATCGGTGACCAGACCCGGCTCAGTCAGGTATTGACGAACCTGACGGGTAATGCGATCAAGTTTACCGAGGTGGGCACGGTGGCAATCAACGTCTCAACAGGCGACAGCACCGACGGCGGGGGGAGGGAGGTCATCTTCGCCATTACCGACACCGGCATCGGTATCCCGGAGGACAAAAAGAACCTTCTCTTCCGCGAATTCAGCCAGATAGACGATTCCCACTCCCGTATCCACGGCGGCACCGGCCTGGGCCTGGCCATCAGCAAGGAGATTGTGGAGCGCATGGGGGGAAAGATTACCTTCAAGAGCGAAGAAGGGAAGGGAAGCACCTTTTTCTGCTATATCCCGTTCGCCGAGGCGGAGCCGGAGCGCGATACCGCCCCCACGCCGCAGAAGACCGCGCCGACAGCGGCGACCCCCGGTAGCGGAGCGCAGGCAAGCCCGCGTCTCCTCCTCGCCGAGGATGACCAGACCATCAGAAAGATGCTTGGGGTAATGCTCCGGCGAACCAACTACGAGATCGACCTTGCCGAAAACGGCCAGAAGGTGGTCGAGATGTGGGAGGGAGGGGAGTACGACCTGATCCTGATGGACGTGCAGATGCCCTACATGAACGGCTTTGAGGCCACCGGCGCCATACGCGGAAAGGAACGCAGCCGCGGCGGTCATATCCCCATCATCGCCATGACGGCACATGCCCTCAAGGAAGACGAGGAGCGATGCCTCGCCGCCGGCATGGACGCCTATATCTCCAAACCGATCGACTTCAACGCGTGCCGGGAACTGATCCGGGAGACATTGGCGAAGGCGGAGTCTGAGGAAGGGGCGGTGTAG